A region from the Thermoplasmatales archaeon genome encodes:
- a CDS encoding acetyl coenzyme A synthetase (ADP forming), alpha domain, producing the protein MYDENRTEELLRKSKNIAVVGISDKTERPSYDVSSYLVRHGFNVIPVNPSIDTWNGIKAYPDLLSIPSATKINIVDIFRKSEQVLPVVEEALKIHPDVIWMQEGVINIEAAELAKRNNVSVVMDRCIKKEHMRHTLK; encoded by the coding sequence AAAATATAGCGGTGGTGGGAATTTCAGACAAGACCGAAAGACCGAGCTATGATGTTTCCAGTTACCTTGTAAGGCATGGATTCAACGTGATTCCCGTCAATCCATCCATTGATACATGGAATGGGATAAAAGCCTACCCGGATCTACTTTCCATACCTTCTGCAACGAAGATCAACATAGTGGATATATTCCGGAAGTCAGAACAGGTACTGCCGGTAGTAGAGGAAGCTCTGAAGATTCATCCGGACGTTATCTGGATGCAGGAAGGAGTTATCAACATCGAGGCTGCAGAACTCGCAAAGAGAAATAATGTCAGTGTAGTAATGGACAGATGTATCAAGAAGGAACACATGAGACATACGCTAAAATAA
- a CDS encoding putative N-acetyltransferase, which translates to MTLIRELPEEKWADYRDLRLMALKQEPEAFGSSYEEEINLQETEWRKRTHNALFATEGSLIVGMIGVIFGNRIKTGHVASIVSFFVLPEYRKRGIGKELLEAAIERARGNPQVLKVELFVNPVQAQAVRLYEKNGFRTTGLMTGQLKVAGKLYDELYMEKFFNRTQG; encoded by the coding sequence GTGACACTTATAAGAGAACTTCCTGAGGAAAAGTGGGCCGATTATAGGGATCTGCGGCTTATGGCACTAAAACAGGAACCGGAAGCCTTTGGGAGTTCATACGAGGAGGAGATAAATCTTCAAGAGACGGAATGGAGAAAACGAACGCACAATGCGCTTTTCGCGACTGAAGGCAGCTTAATCGTTGGAATGATCGGAGTCATTTTCGGCAACAGAATTAAAACTGGACACGTGGCATCCATCGTCAGTTTTTTCGTACTTCCCGAATACAGGAAACGGGGAATAGGAAAAGAACTCCTTGAAGCAGCTATTGAAAGGGCCAGAGGCAATCCGCAGGTGTTGAAAGTGGAACTCTTCGTAAATCCAGTCCAGGCCCAGGCAGTCAGGTTATACGAGAAAAACGGATTCAGGACCACCGGTCTCATGACGGGGCAGCTGAAGGTAGCTGGAAAATTATACGATGAGCTCTACATGGAGAAATTTTTCAACAGAACTCAGGGCTAA
- the aglF_1 gene encoding UTP--glucose-1-phosphate uridylyltransferase AglF, with the protein MIGVILAGGYGKRLKPITDEIPKTLIGIRENYTIMDRQIYDFKNIGIEEIYILSGYLGHKIEERYGDTDGEVKFHYFCEEKPLGTLFSIRNLLEHRSDEDIILRNGDTVTDLNMDRFVQFAENSKYGMTMFVTRMKSPYGIVETFGDEVLSFKEKPYLDYYINAGFYFLKKSIFKYFFDDYFDKDVETTVFPKLVSAKEVCVYKEDTMWMGIDSEKDLEMVRDEYSNREDTPSGYIKNLYTHGKSSIVEYFIKSGKSQKILSGRNSVARVLRGNGLIVSGSNSKYKENQIIPMNEDLEFRAFENSIIDVTVT; encoded by the coding sequence ATGATTGGGGTAATACTTGCCGGAGGATACGGAAAAAGGCTGAAGCCAATTACTGACGAGATTCCGAAGACACTCATAGGTATCAGGGAAAATTATACCATAATGGATCGCCAGATATACGATTTCAAGAATATCGGTATAGAAGAAATATACATATTATCCGGATACCTCGGGCACAAGATCGAGGAGAGATACGGTGACACTGACGGAGAGGTGAAATTTCATTACTTCTGCGAGGAGAAACCTCTTGGCACGCTTTTCTCTATAAGGAACCTGCTTGAACACAGATCTGATGAGGACATAATACTAAGGAATGGCGATACCGTTACGGACTTGAATATGGATAGATTCGTCCAGTTTGCGGAGAATTCCAAATACGGAATGACCATGTTTGTGACCAGGATGAAGAGTCCCTACGGGATAGTTGAAACATTTGGCGACGAGGTTCTATCATTCAAGGAGAAACCATACCTGGACTATTACATAAACGCGGGATTCTATTTCCTGAAAAAGTCAATATTCAAATACTTTTTTGACGACTATTTTGACAAGGATGTTGAAACTACAGTTTTTCCAAAGCTGGTAAGTGCAAAGGAGGTATGCGTCTATAAGGAAGACACCATGTGGATGGGGATAGACAGCGAAAAGGATCTTGAAATGGTAAGGGATGAATATTCCAATAGGGAAGATACGCCTTCAGGGTACATCAAGAACCTTTACACACACGGGAAAAGCAGCATTGTCGAATATTTCATCAAGTCAGGAAAATCCCAGAAGATCCTTTCAGGGCGGAATTCAGTTGCAAGGGTCCTGCGTGGAAATGGCCTGATTGTTTCCGGATCGAACTCGAAGTACAAGGAGAACCAGATCATACCCATGAATGAGGATCTTGAATTCAGGGCATTCGAAAACAGCATAATCGATGTTACAGTCACTTAG
- a CDS encoding carboxylate/amino acid/amine transporter has translation MEPQYKGYLMIIVAASLWGLSGTAAQDLFHSYGIQPVWLVEIRMFFSGIILLVGYHLFVPERDGKNTVRLVDILSMVIFGVIGLLGVQLAYFMTIDYSNAATATLLQYIAPFFIIVWFVLVGTKRIYAFEIISVLIAITGLFLLLSDGSLSGLKVSEMAVYWGIASALAAAFYTVYPYRLIGRFNPTLVTGLGMIFGSFIPMPFYLPWNYSGFRVDTISILLILFIIVLGTALPFLLYIGSLRLVSASRASILSVFEPLSAVLATVLILGTKLGVFQIAGGLLIVVSTVIISVKSGIMQPASARMK, from the coding sequence ATGGAGCCGCAATACAAAGGCTACCTGATGATCATAGTTGCAGCCTCTCTATGGGGTCTTTCAGGCACAGCTGCACAGGATCTTTTTCACAGCTATGGTATCCAGCCGGTATGGCTGGTCGAAATCAGGATGTTTTTTTCTGGAATCATCCTGCTAGTCGGGTACCATTTATTCGTTCCTGAAAGAGACGGGAAGAACACGGTCAGGTTGGTCGACATCCTGTCCATGGTTATATTCGGGGTTATTGGTCTGCTTGGAGTCCAGCTGGCGTATTTCATGACCATCGATTACAGCAATGCTGCTACTGCCACTCTATTGCAGTACATAGCTCCGTTTTTCATCATAGTATGGTTCGTGCTGGTCGGAACTAAAAGAATCTATGCATTTGAAATAATTTCGGTTCTTATAGCGATAACTGGCCTCTTTCTCCTGCTTTCTGATGGAAGCCTCTCCGGTCTCAAGGTGTCTGAAATGGCCGTATACTGGGGAATTGCATCCGCTCTTGCGGCCGCATTCTATACTGTTTATCCCTACAGGCTAATCGGCAGATTTAACCCAACCCTTGTCACGGGACTGGGAATGATCTTTGGGTCATTCATCCCGATGCCTTTTTATCTTCCCTGGAATTATTCAGGGTTCAGGGTAGATACGATTTCCATATTGCTTATACTTTTCATTATTGTACTTGGAACCGCTTTGCCCTTCCTCCTTTACATTGGAAGCCTCAGGCTCGTTAGCGCGTCGAGAGCCAGCATCCTGTCGGTTTTCGAACCACTCAGTGCAGTATTGGCCACGGTTCTGATACTGGGTACAAAATTAGGGGTTTTCCAGATAGCGGGCGGCTTGCTGATTGTGGTATCAACTGTGATAATCAGCGTCAAGAGCGGAATAATGCAACCCGCATCAGCGCGCATGAAATGA
- the thpS_1 gene encoding Thermopsin precursor, whose translation MKSSRRRMIVVISILIVTITVISAANVYQQGPGSGHASFSVQATVNGSSPVAASNNTQNISISREFASTVTAVANASSALNKYLFLPNIGANISMVNGHVSPLYTGAPAPMGIGDFGIVNGTGQNYNTSSFEGTLTVNNLSDFYLLNDGPHSISVQLNAILRNVTIEGSANYSFWTQNVMTYSTRTHNLTFEDNVWNFSSPTSVIEQGTILNSTGKVVEYPGVHIALGPNFTVSTPFSVKLYLNSTNNGTANNIVFFNYSLTGNINGKQNTTSGTFDRVTFNSAGGEPSTYRAKPANFSVSGTTPAPNGLLYDAEFMIGGPGGGSTTSIYNMSANMTLQYKNSTGYRNVPSAYDFGTDTGETSVGISEYYSTSNIVHLNAGPSLLYGFWNTTSGNGMVSVKSGKSVYSGTLSPSNGFVFISMGNNFSSTTAEWAPTAPDGSFSFKLPAGNYSAMAMMSNHNPFQVKLKQASANPLTLTPNYATGIYTPIFADGNSQLHNISYSGSGTAASPYVLFGGNESSAINPLFTEMNDFTFPVFGGLMISNVSNHTIIQPPSFRVSYPVSDLTQLTAAGLPEVNYLSMLVYGSSNMTIENSSYISGWFSSYLSGFPVANIVMWNSTNMNITGNYFASQGSSLLIYNDNNTDSNNTINGNYFTIDATVTNALDQYFLNSNSPVGLQVYSSNNTIYNNFFSGTVPAVSPGGRGNNIYNGGTVSYIDKWNISQTPGINIIGGQNISGNYWMNYNDGSGQPHNDSGLIAHGSDQSPLHYPNSVTFKPSGLNPGTSYLVEFQANFLTQKDVPTILFGGAIVSGDSAFSLPNGSYQYYAEAAGLYTTVTGNFAINGKNTSAPLRFVSTETYEIVFNPIGLSGGSYWNITISGSTISPVTAYSAPGVGLIFFGAPNGTYNYTVLAYGYTLLSPNGTVNVSGSDKEVNLSFTPDEYSVSITEKGLPANTAWSVTLGGKQYNTSSNTLTIPGLTPGTYNYTVNGVAGYVASPGGEFTLGFNNSYIGVTFTTTLSPILLAGYAILGVIAGGVVSAFIVYSRMRRK comes from the coding sequence ATGAAATCTTCCCGTAGAAGGATGATAGTTGTCATTTCCATACTTATCGTGACTATCACGGTTATTTCGGCTGCCAACGTTTATCAGCAAGGTCCCGGTTCTGGGCATGCTTCTTTTTCGGTTCAGGCCACCGTTAATGGCAGTTCTCCCGTTGCAGCCAGCAACAATACTCAAAACATTTCAATCAGCAGGGAATTTGCTTCCACAGTTACGGCTGTTGCAAACGCGTCCAGCGCACTAAATAAGTACCTATTTCTGCCAAATATAGGCGCAAATATAAGCATGGTGAATGGCCACGTTTCTCCCCTGTATACCGGCGCTCCAGCCCCAATGGGCATCGGAGACTTCGGTATTGTGAACGGAACAGGTCAGAATTATAACACGTCAAGTTTCGAGGGTACTCTCACAGTGAATAATCTAAGCGATTTCTACCTGCTGAATGATGGACCCCATAGTATCTCGGTGCAGCTCAATGCGATATTGAGGAATGTCACAATAGAAGGAAGTGCTAACTACTCATTCTGGACACAAAATGTAATGACATATTCCACTCGGACCCACAATCTTACCTTTGAGGACAATGTCTGGAACTTTTCCAGCCCTACTTCGGTCATAGAGCAGGGAACAATACTCAACAGTACCGGAAAGGTAGTAGAATATCCCGGAGTTCACATAGCTCTTGGGCCAAATTTCACCGTCTCTACGCCATTCTCAGTCAAATTATACCTTAATTCCACCAACAACGGAACTGCAAACAATATTGTGTTCTTCAACTACAGCCTCACGGGAAACATAAATGGAAAACAGAATACGACATCCGGGACATTTGACCGGGTAACCTTTAATTCTGCTGGTGGCGAACCATCCACGTACAGAGCCAAGCCTGCCAATTTCTCCGTGAGCGGAACAACACCTGCCCCTAATGGACTGTTATATGACGCCGAGTTCATGATCGGCGGTCCGGGAGGAGGGAGCACCACTTCCATATACAACATGAGTGCGAACATGACCCTGCAATACAAGAACTCAACCGGCTACAGGAACGTACCCTCAGCCTATGACTTCGGAACCGATACCGGCGAGACTTCCGTTGGGATTTCCGAGTACTATTCCACCAGCAATATTGTTCACCTGAATGCTGGTCCATCCCTGCTCTACGGATTTTGGAACACCACTTCCGGCAATGGCATGGTATCTGTGAAAAGCGGGAAATCAGTATACAGCGGAACGCTCTCACCATCCAACGGGTTCGTTTTCATCAGCATGGGCAATAACTTCAGCAGCACCACCGCTGAATGGGCACCCACAGCACCTGACGGGAGTTTCAGTTTCAAGCTACCTGCTGGAAACTATTCTGCAATGGCGATGATGAGCAATCATAATCCCTTTCAGGTCAAGCTGAAGCAGGCTTCAGCTAATCCTTTGACCCTTACACCAAACTATGCCACCGGCATCTACACCCCAATATTTGCAGACGGAAACAGCCAGCTGCATAACATCAGTTACTCAGGTAGCGGTACAGCAGCATCACCATATGTTCTCTTTGGCGGCAACGAAAGCAGTGCGATAAACCCGCTCTTCACCGAGATGAATGATTTCACCTTTCCGGTGTTCGGGGGACTCATGATCTCCAATGTGTCCAATCACACAATTATCCAGCCACCCTCTTTCCGCGTGAGCTATCCGGTTTCTGACCTTACACAGCTGACAGCGGCAGGATTACCGGAAGTCAACTACCTCAGCATGCTGGTCTACGGTTCATCAAACATGACGATTGAGAATTCGTCATACATATCTGGCTGGTTCTCTTCTTATCTATCCGGATTTCCAGTTGCCAACATTGTTATGTGGAACTCCACAAACATGAATATAACCGGGAATTACTTCGCCAGCCAGGGATCTTCCCTCCTGATATACAATGACAACAATACGGACTCAAACAACACTATCAATGGGAATTATTTCACTATTGACGCCACGGTTACCAATGCCCTTGACCAGTACTTCCTCAATAGCAATTCCCCTGTTGGTCTCCAGGTTTACAGCTCTAACAACACCATCTACAACAACTTCTTTTCAGGGACTGTACCGGCAGTCAGTCCAGGAGGTAGGGGAAACAACATATACAACGGCGGTACAGTATCCTACATAGATAAATGGAACATATCACAAACTCCAGGGATAAACATCATAGGCGGCCAGAACATCAGCGGAAACTACTGGATGAATTACAATGATGGAAGCGGACAGCCACATAATGACAGTGGCCTTATAGCCCATGGATCGGATCAGAGCCCGCTTCACTACCCCAACAGCGTAACATTCAAACCATCAGGGCTCAACCCCGGAACCTCCTATCTCGTCGAATTCCAGGCAAACTTCCTGACACAAAAGGATGTTCCAACCATATTATTTGGAGGTGCTATAGTTAGCGGAGATTCAGCCTTTTCTTTGCCAAATGGATCTTATCAGTACTACGCAGAGGCAGCGGGATTATACACCACGGTGACGGGAAACTTCGCCATCAATGGAAAAAATACCAGCGCACCACTTCGTTTTGTGTCAACTGAAACTTATGAAATAGTGTTTAATCCCATCGGGTTATCAGGCGGGTCTTACTGGAATATCACTATTTCAGGTAGTACCATTTCCCCAGTAACCGCATACAGTGCACCGGGGGTCGGCCTGATATTTTTTGGTGCACCAAACGGGACTTACAATTACACTGTGCTTGCTTATGGGTATACCCTGCTGTCGCCAAATGGAACGGTAAATGTTTCCGGGTCAGACAAGGAGGTTAATCTTAGTTTTACACCGGATGAATATTCAGTCTCCATCACTGAGAAAGGGTTGCCAGCCAATACCGCTTGGTCCGTAACGCTTGGTGGGAAGCAATACAACACGTCCAGCAATACCCTGACAATTCCAGGTTTAACACCCGGCACTTACAATTACACAGTAAACGGCGTCGCAGGATATGTTGCCAGTCCTGGAGGGGAATTCACGCTCGGCTTCAATAATAGCTATATCGGCGTCACTTTCACAACCACTTTGAGTCCCATCCTGCTTGCAGGTTATGCGATACTTGGAGTGATTGCCGGAGGAGTCGTATCAGCTTTCATTGTTTATTCGCGGATGAGGAGAAAATGA
- a CDS encoding putative 3-hydroxyphenylpropionic transporter MhpT has product MDSPEFASLLHTDSDSYTDIRREIDTSAWNRNHTMLLLTMMSSFFVWGMLLVIAPLITSWPFIPSSYFTVLLVSSPAGLLSGNLLMGYLSDRYGRKRIFIITLLLGIIGISGILVSVTPLEIVVSIFLAEMGFGGDETVSLAFMAEQFPIRYRGKTLIAASNSANIGVAAISAVFLFMPASVTYQKDIFAVMIVLALAVALITRAKLPESYRWSYVSHSAAHKLSWKFSRYDYLKFLVLTSFAITIVLTFALAGYVIGPYEFPALTSLIAFAYGAAEAATGIVLLLFINMIGRRKLSVIAYAGGFLSMALFIPYSFYSRSVSLLALLLVLNAVFGEMGWAVRELLQPELFTTVYRGKGISSVRGIAYALYIITLLAISGFSLTDYILYAVAVWAIGMFASVAWYLRGRETLDSSLV; this is encoded by the coding sequence ATGGACTCTCCTGAATTTGCTTCTTTGCTTCATACTGACAGCGATTCTTATACTGACATTCGGCGAGAGATTGATACTTCAGCCTGGAATCGAAACCACACTATGCTGCTGCTCACGATGATGTCCAGCTTCTTTGTGTGGGGCATGCTCCTGGTTATAGCACCCCTTATCACGAGTTGGCCATTTATTCCGTCGTCATATTTCACCGTGTTGCTGGTATCATCACCCGCAGGGTTATTGTCCGGTAATCTGCTGATGGGATACCTTTCCGACAGATACGGTCGAAAAAGGATTTTCATTATTACGCTTCTTCTTGGAATAATAGGTATTTCCGGTATACTTGTATCCGTTACACCCCTGGAAATAGTTGTATCAATCTTCCTGGCAGAAATGGGATTTGGAGGGGATGAGACTGTTTCTCTCGCGTTCATGGCTGAACAGTTTCCCATAAGGTACCGCGGGAAGACACTAATAGCTGCATCCAACTCTGCTAACATCGGCGTTGCCGCAATATCTGCCGTTTTCCTGTTTATGCCGGCGTCCGTAACCTATCAGAAAGATATATTCGCAGTTATGATAGTTCTGGCGCTTGCTGTGGCACTCATTACCAGGGCAAAGCTTCCCGAAAGCTACAGGTGGAGCTATGTTTCCCATTCCGCCGCCCATAAGCTATCATGGAAATTTTCACGTTACGATTATCTTAAATTTCTTGTGCTTACGTCTTTTGCCATAACAATAGTACTTACCTTTGCACTGGCAGGATACGTCATCGGCCCATACGAATTCCCGGCCCTTACCAGTCTGATCGCATTTGCTTACGGTGCTGCAGAGGCAGCAACGGGTATTGTTCTCCTGCTTTTCATAAACATGATCGGAAGAAGAAAGCTCTCGGTGATAGCCTATGCAGGGGGATTCCTGTCAATGGCTCTCTTCATACCATATTCCTTTTACTCGAGGTCAGTCTCCCTGCTGGCTCTTTTGCTCGTTCTCAACGCTGTATTCGGTGAAATGGGATGGGCGGTGAGGGAACTGCTCCAACCCGAGTTATTCACAACAGTATACAGGGGTAAGGGAATATCCAGCGTCCGTGGTATTGCCTATGCCCTGTACATAATAACCCTGCTGGCCATATCCGGCTTTTCACTAACAGATTACATACTTTATGCTGTGGCTGTATGGGCAATAGGGATGTTTGCATCAGTCGCGTGGTATTTGAGAGGCAGGGAAACTCTGGATTCCAGCCTCGTTTAA
- the malK_3 gene encoding Trehalose/maltose import ATP-binding protein MalK → MAIMGTDPAIDVVDLQKSYGELKAVNGLSFQVKQGEVYSLLGPNGAGKTTTVEILEGIRKADAGKVSVLGVDPWHHSSDLRKTVGIMPQDFRFMERITPREAIAYFSSLFEMPDRTTELIELVELEASKDVYFQNLSGGQKQKVGICLALVNDPQLIFLDEPTTGLDPQARRKIWELIRKLKTENRTVILTTHYLEEAQILADRVGIVDHGKMIVEGSPEQIIRRMGKGRRLHLKNSDRLTTHLQDNLGLEFTVKGDDVSIGVRNNNDVINVLRYAEENGIELTNLSLQEDTLEDIFVDLIEKENE, encoded by the coding sequence ATGGCTATTATGGGTACTGATCCGGCAATTGATGTCGTAGATCTCCAGAAAAGTTATGGAGAACTGAAGGCGGTAAATGGGCTGTCTTTTCAAGTCAAGCAGGGGGAGGTGTATAGTCTTCTGGGACCAAACGGCGCGGGGAAAACAACTACTGTTGAAATCCTCGAAGGAATAAGGAAGGCGGACGCTGGAAAAGTTTCTGTGCTGGGAGTTGACCCCTGGCACCACTCTTCTGACTTGAGGAAAACAGTCGGGATAATGCCACAGGACTTCAGATTCATGGAGCGTATAACACCCAGAGAAGCGATTGCATATTTCTCTTCACTGTTTGAAATGCCGGACAGGACAACTGAACTCATTGAACTTGTGGAGCTAGAGGCTTCAAAGGACGTATACTTTCAGAATCTTTCAGGCGGACAGAAACAGAAGGTCGGGATCTGCCTGGCCCTTGTCAATGATCCACAACTGATCTTCCTGGACGAACCGACTACAGGCCTCGATCCGCAGGCAAGAAGGAAAATCTGGGAGTTAATCAGAAAACTGAAGACTGAAAACCGGACGGTAATACTTACAACTCATTATCTGGAGGAGGCGCAGATACTGGCTGACCGTGTCGGTATAGTCGACCACGGAAAAATGATTGTTGAGGGAAGTCCTGAACAGATCATCAGGAGAATGGGTAAGGGAAGAAGGCTTCACCTGAAGAACAGTGATAGACTTACGACGCATCTGCAGGACAATCTGGGACTTGAATTCACGGTTAAGGGCGATGATGTTTCCATAGGAGTAAGAAACAACAATGACGTGATAAACGTTCTGCGGTACGCTGAAGAGAATGGCATAGAACTTACAAATTTATCTCTGCAGGAAGACACGCTGGAGGACATTTTTGTTGATCTCATCGAGAAGGAGAATGAGTAG
- a CDS encoding inner membrane transport permease: protein MSRVKVKNIFADLKVYGKNYMRSPTAVFFVFIFPLILMLIFGSIFSGNGSTTAQLYVQNLDDNSNLSSSFVAVLNQTGIVDVHMVPSTVNLQSYISQNSISAALLIPANFSQSVGSGKAYLTYYDNPSVSTSGVAEQAISFAVQYLNNNISHAHPVIFFSSTSVSTHATSYIDFLIPGLIGLVILTSPMFSMTYLVSSYKRDKIFRQLSLTPLSKQEWFLSKFIWYLMISALSALEIIAVGVFLFHSVISLSFLMIPFILVGVFMFTSLGILAGSVAKSEESASVVGNVITFPMMFLAGTFFPISIMPLWLQAFAHVLPLYYVIDGLNSVTIYANYSSALLDIIVSLVVAAVIFVLSMLKFSWKEE, encoded by the coding sequence ATGAGTAGAGTGAAGGTAAAGAATATATTCGCTGACCTCAAGGTGTATGGAAAAAACTACATGAGAAGCCCCACGGCGGTCTTCTTTGTGTTCATATTCCCGCTCATTTTAATGCTTATCTTCGGTTCAATATTTTCAGGGAACGGGTCGACTACAGCCCAACTTTACGTGCAGAACTTGGATGACAACAGCAACCTCTCCAGCAGTTTCGTTGCAGTACTGAACCAGACCGGTATTGTGGATGTGCATATGGTTCCTTCTACAGTGAACCTGCAGTCATATATCTCGCAGAACTCAATATCTGCTGCTCTGTTGATCCCGGCAAATTTTTCGCAGTCTGTAGGTTCTGGTAAAGCGTACTTAACCTACTATGATAATCCTTCAGTGTCAACAAGTGGAGTTGCTGAGCAGGCAATAAGTTTTGCTGTGCAGTATCTCAATAACAATATTTCCCACGCGCATCCCGTAATATTCTTTAGCAGCACATCTGTCTCGACTCACGCAACCAGCTACATAGATTTTCTCATTCCTGGCCTGATAGGTTTGGTGATACTTACATCTCCAATGTTCTCCATGACCTACCTGGTCAGTTCCTATAAACGGGACAAGATTTTCAGGCAGCTTTCTCTCACCCCCCTCTCAAAGCAGGAGTGGTTCCTTTCGAAATTCATATGGTACCTGATGATTTCCGCCCTTTCGGCACTGGAAATTATTGCAGTAGGCGTATTCCTCTTTCATTCTGTAATTTCCCTGAGTTTCCTTATGATCCCCTTCATACTCGTAGGAGTATTTATGTTCACTTCACTTGGGATTCTTGCCGGGTCTGTTGCAAAGTCCGAGGAAAGCGCATCTGTCGTTGGAAACGTTATCACGTTTCCCATGATGTTTCTGGCCGGGACATTCTTTCCAATTTCAATAATGCCACTGTGGCTTCAGGCATTTGCTCATGTGCTTCCTCTTTACTATGTGATTGACGGTCTCAATTCCGTTACGATCTACGCGAACTACAGCAGTGCCTTGCTTGACATCATTGTAAGCCTGGTCGTGGCTGCAGTAATTTTTGTGCTGTCAATGCTCAAGTTCAGCTGGAAGGAGGAGTAG